The window CTCCAAATTTGTTAgtgaaatttgttgttgttgccaCCCATGGACGTAGGCCAAACTGAACCATGTAAATTCTTGgtgttctcttttctttgtttatactttatatttttttggttaaaatctttttattttttttatggaagggTCCTTGAatctattaattaatacatttaAGTATTATTATAGCATTTAATTGAACAATTAAAACTTGTAgtatggaaagaaagaaaaaagattaaaaaaagcacaaaatatTGATTCAGCACAAGGTTGTACATCAAAATTAAATGGGCAATCCATTTGTTCCAGATGCCTAATATATTTGGTATATTAGTTAATACCAATACTAATAACTTTGAGGGTCAACAAAATAACCAATGCATTCAGTGAGTTAGATagagtgataattttttttggggctaaaatgtaaattgcatTTGAGTCAATTCTCCATAAACAAGAATTCCATCAAGCCGTCGCCGGATCCTCAGGTTCAATCAGACATATATATGAATCTTCACGATGCTCCGAATGCAATTAAAAGAGCATTTAGAGGTCCGCTACATTTGTATCaaaacatgtagacacttatgcaatcttgcgaggTTTTTCAcgcacaacacgcaatattctttgctacttttgttACATGTGCATGTATAGTGTGATTTGGCcattacaaggaatacatgtgttaatgtatactcactaaattgtcttgacttgtttttgaaatataaaattggttaggcTTGTTTAGTGTGCGTGTGTGTTTGGATCTAACAAGTTTTagaattaataagttttaaacccaagttgttaattagatttattttgaataaaccttgttaaaacaaactgtaaggttgaatttattcaaccatctaattggctttattccgtgccaaatttgcttgtaattcagcatttagtaaccctgtatataggtgggtttgttgtaagggtagtgagtgagatagagtgaagattgctcaagagtgtgcaagaaaacagagactcgcggctgggactcgcgggtgacttgctgctgcaagccgccagaagtagcacacgtgccaagcatgctggaagatgaacagtcatgctagctggagcactacaggacaaaacaggacaactggccatacggttaactcgcgactggatctcgcgacttagtcaagccgcgaggtcaagccgcgagccacccctgttttgtaaaacctgacgtttcacattcctctcccactccagtataaataccccttttacccacgattgtaagagagctttcagagagaattttgagagagaaaccctaaagaaaaacaagatttttcacccacaatctataccttagagtctcttcaaattcccctactctcttcctctccattgtcaaatccttgagaggcattataccaaacctggttctcaccatcatcatcactgtgagacagttgtttggatttctgggaagcagttaggaaggaaccaatcttcattggttgatgctacggtctagtagcggaatccgggaagctagaaaagaaaaaggttcggcgcaacctcgttggagcaagaagcttggagggcttaggtgcactgggtagattaggcttggagggtctattgctgtccttgtatcccaactgtattttctagtggattgattaccgcttggtgggcggcggagaggtttttcgccgaggacttcggtttcctcttcgataacacatcgcgtgttgtctttgtgtttgcatcttccttcctctctatctttgcctttttattatctgctgtggttttattttgttatggcttagatagtttttaaccaatttcatattatagcatatgttaagtttccgcacactagttgtttgacatattgcttgaattggttaagttgtattttgggggtctaaacgttcaaaggtgttttgtacacgtttttgaactttcacaaacaaacatcaatatcatgcacaacgaaaaattaaataagggaagatatgataacctaggaaaaccaacgaaacaaactagtttcacagtaaaaaacttggggggaaaccttctAGAAAAGCAATTCattatagtaaagagaagttttagatctagtacaaaacttttgtccctagCCTCTACAATTCTCGTAGATGAACTTagagcagaaaccttctactacttcagaacctctgaaatcttcaatatatgaacgccaccctttttgcacggatcccagtacatgactaacacaccaacttgaggatgattgttggctgcaaagttcttcacttcattaacaatgaagatcaagaagcacttggttacaaaaccctaaggcgtaaagacacagtagcttctttcagagacaATAAGACATTCggtcactttttgcatgtgttcCCCTTGTATTCTCATgtgtgacggcctttaaaataaaccttatatatatctagggttgtgagaaaagaaaccctatacatacatgtcagcatgggccgaaaatcaaatctggaaatctaaatttcgtaattcttgatagatacaGTTGTCGAGCTATCTGTTGAGACCTCGATAGATACATTTGTCGAGATATTTGTTGGGAatctgtccagctttaatgaacttcccatctttacttgtttctttgacagatttgcatgacttcaatactaGTCATGAAGAGGAAGGAGAGAGCAAGGTACTGCCACCTTTGGGAAGACACAAAGAGAGTATGTGCAAGAGTAAAGAAAGAGGAAGCCgcacaagaaagaaaaagaagagagagcagCCAAGAGGGAGCCgcttaaagaaaaagaagacagcTAAGAGAGAGCTGTGcatggagaaaaaaaagaaaaaggagagagcaAAAGTTTGCCACCGTTGAAAGAgataattagtgtgtgtgtgtgaaagcaaagaaaaataaaatagattttctTTAGCTGAGAGACATAcacaaaaattattgtaattgattttatcatagtgaaattattcggagtttgtctcgtggtttttcccttcaaagatAAAGGGTTTTCCATGTAAATTTTGTGTTCCTGTATGTAATTGTTATTTTGGATTGCTTATATTcgtaataatattatttgggacccAATAGTTGTTTCAACTTGCATTTGTGCCTCGAATGAATATCAAGCAAGACATAGTAGTTTTCAGGCAGAATGAAGAGAAGCTGTCGAAAGTGCTTGACATCTATGAAAAGAGGCTCAAGGAGGCTCGGTTCTTGGTTAGTGATGAATTTTATTTGGCAGATCTTTCACACTTGCCCAACACTCAGTACTTGGTCAGTGACACTAATAAGGGCAATTCATTCACTTCGAGAGAAAATGTGGGGAGATGGTGGGACGAGATATCGAGCCGAGAGCTGTGGAAGAAGGTGGTTGATTTGCAAAAGGGTGCTTAGAAAATTTGGTTGgcatttcttaaataaattgCTTTAGTTTGAAGAATTcattttcttccccttttttccttagttttttGGCTGAGTCCAAAGAGATTAATGGAATTTTTATCTCCCTAGGTGTAATATTTCAACTTTAGAACGCTTAAggaaaattcattaattttctaCTAGCATCATATACTCTAGCCTTtgcaaaaaatttgttaaaatcgaGATCTTATAATCGGTAAAAGGGTTTTTAATTTGGGtaggattaaaaaattaacattatactctaaaaaagaaaatttaccaataataatgatgtatatttctaattatatatatttttaacattattcAACATTGTTTCCTTCAATTAATGCAATAATGGATGtagaaacaaaaacataatataATAGAGAGGAAATCATAATATGTTCTCTCTTGTTCTTTAGAAAATGAGATTTTAATcactaaataataaatagaacACCAAATAAGCCATGGGGCACGATGGTGATAGATCTTGCTTAATTGGAACAACTTTGTGGTACTATATCTTATGTAATATAATGTGAGCGCCAAATTGAGGTTGAAGAGTTATGATTGAGCAAGGAGCATGAGCATAGGATGAGGACATCTCAAATGAGAAGTTCTGCAAAATGAGTGACAAAGCCATCTTGGTCTCTACTAGAGCAAAGTTTTGACCAACACATATCCTCGGACCCCCACCGAATGGGATGAATGATACTTGGCCCTTTGTTGCCTTTGAAATGCCTTCTGAAAATCTCTCCGGGTTAAACTGTTTTGCATTCTCACCCCACAGTTCATAATCATGGTGGACGAGGATTATTGGTAGAGCAATCTCCACTCCAGCTGGTATAATCATATTTCCTAGCTTGGTTTCCTTGTGAACCCTTCGAGGTAGCAAAGCTGCTGGTGGGTACAACCTTAGAGTCTCATTGAATATCATGGTTACCTACGCCATGGACAACCAAATATTACGAAAGtgtatttcttaaaaaattttgtaaaataaaataagttcattaaattttcctcttgaaGAGTATTCGATTTTGAAGCTCATTTATGACAgataaaatttgaaacaaaatttgttaCTCGATCTAAAAACCTAATCAAATTTGAGGTTTGCACTCAAATTAGTGGTCTATAGTCTATACTACCAAGTGCCAACTCTAACAAAAAATGAGTATGCTAACTATGACGAGCTCAATAGAAAATGGCTTTTACTCAATCAATTAACTAATATTAACATGAATATTCATGGATGTGAATATTTCATCTTCAAAAGACattacatataaattttataggaaaataaagaaaaattagaatctTTAGGGAATACTTACAATTTTAAGGCGATTTAACCCATCAAAGTCAGGTTTGTTCTTACCAAAGACTTGCAAAACCTCTTCTCTTGCACGAGCTTGCCAATTTGGATACTTACTCAACAAAACCATTGTCCAAACAAGTAAAACTGAGGTTGTCTCTTCCCCGGCAAGGTAGAAAAGCTTACATTCCTCAATTACATCCATAATACTCATTCCGGCACTCTTCTTATTACCAAATTCCTTAATCTCTCTAGAATTTGATTCCATTAGTATGCCTAATAAGTCGTCATTTTTGCCATTGCATGCCTTCTCCCTTTTGTTAATGATTCCCATTAGTAAGTCTTGTACTTCTCTTGCAATTTCCTTCATCCTCCTGTGTGTCTTAGTCGGTAAAAACCTGCATGCATAAATATTAGCTATTAGTAAATTGAGAAGATTGAAGGCACAGAAACGGAAATTGTATTAATTATAATGTGATGATctctattaatttttgtgtttgatgagATGTTCAGAAAAGTAGGTTATAACCAATTTCGTTTctgaataaacaataaaatttggaattttgttttcattggagacatggttttaaaaaccgaacagGACCGACTGATTCAACTAGGAACCGGAACCAATCCGATCTGGTaaaattacccaaaatttgTCAAAACCGAGTTAAACTGGGAATTGGggccaaaatcaattttttgaccTTACAGATTTTTAAAACAGCGATTGGACTTCAGATGCATGAGAATTTTATTTGGAAGGTGAGCCAAGCAATTGTTGAAATTCATTGAAATCTTGTTATATTAAAAAGTAGTAcattcctattaaaaaaaaaattagcatatatatttttaatagatacaatagaatttcaataaattgaattgtaattggttaatcctatctcaataaaaatcaaatttgacttcttttttttttgggggtgggggggtaaGGAACCAAACTTGACTAAATTTTAGAGTTGAATGTTTAATCACTACCTTAGTCCAGGAAAGTATACAGATTGTGATACTTTTACAAAGAGTTGTGCTTGCTCTTTTTGAAGTTCAaatattcttcttccttctttataGCTACTTCCAAATGCTGTTCTTGAAATCACATCGCTTGACATGTTTTCAAGATAAGGCCATATGTCTAACTCACAGGATCCATTTTCAGAGGTCAACCTCTCCCACTGGCTAATCATATCAATGCTACTTTGATAAAATGCAGGTAACATAAGCTGTAGCAATCACAATGTAAATTGTTTAAACTATAATAAATAGAAACAAGATTATTGGCATTATATTGTTCAACAAATCTCCAGACGTAAGTTTCTGCGCAAATATTTTCACAGCTGTTGCAAATGACAAGTTACTAATGATATATAGCCCATATGAAAATcaataaccatttttttaagagaaaaat of the Quercus robur chromosome 10, dhQueRobu3.1, whole genome shotgun sequence genome contains:
- the LOC126702108 gene encoding cytochrome P450 CYP72A219-like, which translates into the protein MEISLDKVATSVLFVIMTTLSYMILNWVWLRPKYLERCLRKQGLVGNSYRLFFGDTKDGSMMIKQACSKPIELSDDIVPRVLPFEHHTVKHYGKNSFTWLGPRPRINIMSPEQIKDVFTKMGDFQKPKTNPITRLLAMGIINYEGEKWAKHRKIINPAFHLEKLKLMLPAFYQSSIDMISQWERLTSENGSCELDIWPYLENMSSDVISRTAFGSSYKEGRRIFELQKEQAQLFVKVSQSVYFPGLRFLPTKTHRRMKEIAREVQDLLMGIINKREKACNGKNDDLLGILMESNSREIKEFGNKKSAGMSIMDVIEECKLFYLAGEETTSVLLVWTMVLLSKYPNWQARAREEVLQVFGKNKPDFDGLNRLKIVTMIFNETLRLYPPAALLPRRVHKETKLGNMIIPAGVEIALPIILVHHDYELWGENAKQFNPERFSEGISKATKGQVSFIPFGGGPRICVGQNFALVETKMALSLILQNFSFEMSSSYAHAPCSIITLQPQFGAHIILHKI